One region of Hydrogenobaculum sp. Y04AAS1 genomic DNA includes:
- the dnaA gene encoding chromosomal replication initiator protein DnaA gives MNKNLNQFKKIKVNRKSEFFGVLGFSNQKNTNKDCKGIWENILVGISKKIDKPTMALVKSLKPIAIEGKSLVLECPTEQSKNWIHQTLGNILRDEAYKKGFSIKLVIKEQDNPNIDISYSTYRDSVDRQTAVDKAPFSMSIPSYPNAETKLNPSDVKNKTAFKEGISSKYTFDNFIVGKQNEVAYRASLEVATDENSIYNPLFIYGKVGSGKTHLLQAIGNRAYSLGKSVIYTSMNDFTEEMVYYLKAGNIISFREKYKGVDILLIDDIQFLSGKERTQMELFNIFNYLFQYNKHIVFASDKHPRDIKDISERLVSRFEGGLLVETSIDDQIKLSIIKQKIQIYGLNVDERLISYIKDNTTNNAREIEGLVLQIKAKGVSILEAYNSATHYNSTTVTNTPKEISIDKIKKAVANYFNIGMDIFNKSYKNKKYATAKHIAIFLSREFTGFSLAEIAKAFNIKSHSSVNHSIKKIEKQIKEDKTIQYSVSSLREIIRKLD, from the coding sequence ATGAATAAGAACCTAAATCAATTTAAAAAAATAAAGGTAAATAGGAAAAGTGAATTTTTTGGTGTTTTAGGATTTTCAAATCAAAAAAATACCAATAAAGACTGCAAAGGCATATGGGAAAACATACTTGTTGGTATAAGCAAGAAAATTGACAAACCTACAATGGCCCTTGTTAAAAGCTTAAAACCAATAGCTATTGAAGGAAAAAGCCTTGTATTGGAATGCCCCACAGAGCAATCAAAAAACTGGATACATCAAACCCTTGGTAACATACTAAGAGATGAAGCTTATAAGAAAGGCTTTTCCATAAAACTTGTGATAAAAGAGCAAGATAATCCTAATATAGACATAAGTTATTCAACTTACAGAGATAGTGTTGATAGGCAAACTGCCGTAGATAAAGCGCCTTTTAGCATGTCTATACCTTCATACCCTAACGCTGAAACTAAGTTGAACCCCTCTGATGTAAAAAATAAAACCGCTTTTAAAGAAGGTATATCTTCTAAGTATACATTTGATAACTTTATAGTGGGTAAACAAAACGAAGTGGCTTATAGGGCATCTTTAGAAGTGGCTACAGATGAAAATTCTATATATAACCCCCTTTTTATATACGGGAAGGTAGGAAGCGGTAAAACGCATCTTTTGCAAGCTATAGGCAACAGAGCTTACTCTCTTGGAAAAAGCGTTATATATACATCCATGAACGATTTTACAGAGGAAATGGTTTATTATTTAAAGGCTGGCAATATAATAAGCTTTAGAGAAAAATACAAAGGCGTAGATATCTTACTCATAGATGATATACAGTTTTTGTCTGGTAAAGAACGTACGCAGATGGAGCTTTTTAACATATTTAACTATCTTTTTCAATACAACAAACATATAGTATTTGCAAGCGATAAGCATCCAAGAGACATAAAAGATATCTCCGAAAGGCTTGTAAGTAGGTTTGAAGGTGGTCTTTTGGTGGAAACCAGCATAGATGATCAAATAAAGCTTTCTATTATAAAACAAAAGATTCAGATTTATGGACTAAACGTAGACGAAAGGCTTATATCCTATATAAAAGACAATACCACCAACAACGCTAGAGAGATTGAAGGTCTTGTGCTTCAGATAAAGGCAAAAGGCGTTTCTATATTAGAAGCTTACAACTCTGCCACGCATTACAACTCTACCACAGTTACCAACACACCAAAAGAAATAAGCATAGACAAGATTAAAAAAGCTGTAGCAAACTATTTTAACATTGGTATGGATATCTTTAATAAAAGCTATAAAAACAAAAAGTACGCTACAGCAAAACATATAGCTATCTTTTTATCAAGAGAGTTTACGGGCTTTTCTCTTGCTGAGATAGCAAAGGCTTTTAACATAAAGTCCCATTCAAGCGTTAACCATTCTATCAAAAAGATAGAAAAACAGATAAAAGAGGACAAAACGATTCAGTACTCTGTATCCTCTTTAAGAGAGATTATAAGAAAATTAGATTGA
- a CDS encoding sulfite exporter TauE/SafE family protein, whose product MIHITFIQYLLSAVSGVFVGLILSLIGGGGSILAVPLLLYFVGLDNGNLSKEQDNIVKHLAIGSTALAVGINAFINSMFHFKHGNVSIKEGFIFAIPGIIGSFLGAKAGASLRGADLLVAFGFMMIAIAFYVMSTKEKKEFHKEGIAGNPFLIALSGFFVGILSGFFGIGGGFLIVPALLFSTNLSTIKAIGTSLISVGMFGITTAIVYATKHEVDFLIAICYLIGGFLGGFLGVKLATRLNAKKLKTFYAIAVILVGLYIIYRNIR is encoded by the coding sequence ATGATACATATTACTTTTATTCAATACTTACTGTCAGCTGTATCTGGCGTATTTGTAGGACTTATACTTTCTTTAATAGGAGGTGGGGGGTCTATACTGGCGGTACCGTTGCTACTTTACTTCGTAGGACTTGACAATGGAAACTTAAGCAAAGAACAAGACAATATCGTTAAACATCTTGCTATAGGCAGTACAGCGTTGGCGGTAGGTATAAACGCGTTTATCAACTCCATGTTTCATTTCAAACATGGAAACGTCAGTATAAAAGAGGGTTTTATCTTTGCAATACCCGGTATAATAGGCTCTTTTCTGGGGGCTAAAGCGGGGGCTTCTTTAAGAGGCGCAGATTTGTTGGTGGCTTTTGGGTTTATGATGATAGCTATAGCTTTCTACGTAATGTCTACAAAAGAAAAGAAAGAGTTTCACAAAGAAGGAATTGCAGGAAATCCTTTTTTAATAGCTTTGTCCGGATTTTTCGTGGGTATTCTATCTGGGTTTTTTGGTATAGGCGGTGGTTTTTTGATAGTGCCAGCACTTCTTTTTAGCACAAACTTAAGCACTATAAAAGCTATTGGCACCTCTTTGATATCGGTAGGTATGTTTGGTATAACAACTGCCATAGTATATGCTACAAAACACGAGGTGGATTTTCTCATAGCCATCTGTTATCTAATAGGTGGTTTTTTAGGCGGGTTCTTAGGTGTGAAACTGGCAACTAGATTAAACGCAAAAAAACTAAAAACCTTTTACGCTATAGCGGTTATACTTGTAGGCTTATACATTATATACAGAAACATAAGATAA
- the metG gene encoding methionine--tRNA ligase subunit beta — protein MEVKNTTSEELISIEDFSKVKLALAKVLDVEEVPKSDKLLKLEVKIGDEKRTILAGIKQYYSKDELVGKKILVVYNLKPRKMMGFESQGMVLALSDGDNFSLIIPDKDVKDGTFAR, from the coding sequence ATGGAGGTCAAAAACACTACAAGCGAAGAACTAATAAGTATAGAAGATTTTTCAAAGGTAAAGCTGGCTTTAGCTAAAGTTTTAGATGTGGAAGAAGTGCCAAAATCCGATAAACTTTTAAAATTAGAAGTAAAGATAGGAGATGAAAAAAGGACAATATTAGCAGGTATAAAGCAGTATTACAGCAAAGATGAGCTTGTGGGCAAAAAAATCCTCGTAGTATACAATTTAAAACCAAGAAAAATGATGGGCTTTGAATCTCAGGGTATGGTATTAGCCCTGTCCGATGGGGATAACTTCTCCTTGATAATACCAGATAAAGATGTAAAAGATGGTACCTTTGCAAGATGA
- a CDS encoding glycogen synthase: MKICFVASECEPLVKVGGLGDVVQSLAKELVNLGHQVSVILPFYKSIKAQNVQFITQHTLNLGGVYYDFHIYKTNLDNVDIFLIDQKTFFGREYVYGTPKGPYEDNYLRFAFFSLASLETLSHVCHIPDIIHIHDWHTALVAVYKDLYFKHLDETATVLTIHNIAFQGIFLGHILPQIGIPWGLFNPEDLEFYNQVNFLKGGIVHSDVITTVSKTHAKEIQTNMGFGLEGVLREKRYVFGILNGIDTESWNPATDKSLYQNYDINTFKAGKEKNKMYVKELFGLETPHTRPLAAFIARLAKQKGLDLIEKAVDDAVKIGYDFIFLGSGDYYYQGKVLDMVKRNMGYVAARIEYNDILSRKLYAGADMFLMPSEYEPCGIGQMIAMRYGAIPIVHKTGGLADTVVDYNEDNEHGTGFSFEDYTYKDFLYTMARAMIVYQKKYIPEDNEWYNIVSNAMAQDFSWRRSVQEYIKIYKTAKLIKMH, encoded by the coding sequence ATGAAAATATGCTTTGTGGCTTCTGAGTGCGAGCCTCTGGTGAAGGTGGGTGGGTTGGGTGACGTGGTCCAGTCCTTGGCAAAAGAGCTTGTAAACCTAGGGCATCAAGTTTCAGTAATACTTCCATTTTACAAGTCAATAAAAGCCCAAAATGTTCAATTCATCACACAGCATACGTTAAATTTAGGCGGTGTGTATTACGATTTTCATATATATAAAACTAATTTAGACAATGTAGATATATTTCTAATAGACCAAAAGACATTTTTTGGAAGAGAATATGTTTATGGTACCCCAAAAGGCCCTTACGAGGATAATTATCTTAGGTTTGCCTTTTTCTCGTTAGCCTCTTTGGAAACCTTGTCTCACGTTTGTCATATCCCAGATATAATACACATTCATGATTGGCATACAGCGCTGGTGGCTGTTTATAAAGATTTATATTTTAAGCATCTTGATGAGACTGCTACGGTGCTTACTATACACAACATAGCTTTTCAAGGTATATTCCTAGGTCATATTTTACCTCAAATAGGTATACCGTGGGGGCTTTTTAATCCAGAGGATTTAGAATTTTACAATCAAGTTAATTTTTTAAAAGGCGGTATAGTGCATTCTGATGTTATAACTACTGTAAGCAAAACACATGCTAAAGAAATTCAAACAAATATGGGGTTTGGCCTTGAGGGTGTGCTGAGGGAGAAAAGATACGTTTTTGGGATTTTAAACGGAATAGATACCGAATCTTGGAACCCTGCCACAGATAAAAGTTTGTATCAAAACTACGATATTAATACCTTTAAAGCGGGCAAAGAAAAAAATAAAATGTATGTGAAAGAACTTTTTGGGCTTGAAACTCCTCATACAAGACCTTTGGCAGCATTTATAGCAAGGCTTGCAAAACAAAAAGGGCTTGATTTGATAGAAAAAGCTGTAGACGATGCTGTAAAAATAGGTTACGATTTTATATTTTTAGGCTCTGGAGATTATTATTATCAGGGTAAAGTGCTTGATATGGTTAAAAGAAACATGGGATACGTTGCAGCTAGGATAGAATATAACGATATATTATCTAGAAAGCTTTATGCCGGAGCTGATATGTTTTTGATGCCCTCTGAATACGAGCCTTGCGGTATAGGCCAGATGATTGCTATGAGATACGGAGCTATACCCATAGTGCATAAAACTGGTGGTTTAGCGGATACCGTTGTAGATTATAACGAAGACAACGAGCACGGTACTGGTTTTTCTTTTGAAGATTACACCTACAAAGATTTTCTTTATACTATGGCAAGGGCTATGATAGTTTATCAGAAAAAATACATTCCAGAAGACAACGAATGGTATAACATTGTTTCAAACGCCATGGCTCAGGATTTTTCTTGGAGAAGAAGTGTCCAAGAGTATATAAAAATTTATAAAACTGCAAAGCTTATAAAAATGCACTGA
- the folP gene encoding dihydropteroate synthase: MKITFLNTSKDVHVYIKRNIHYSIKTEDVSKIVPSFAIKFEGFLEKNVLENAARFGVFCHNQGKYAFVIGNKFGIFELLKATKPKIAKELIKHIINFGKEHRYNISYNTKVLHLSDMKPLVMGVINITKDSFYAPSRVDEKDILFRVEEFIKEGADIIDIGAQSTRPGAEEISSEEEVRKLLEPLRKIRKEFKNVWISIDTYFSNTARVCLEEGADIINDISGGVFDDDILKTIAVYNCPYIIGHSSSYKPNQWPHTDFEYEDITLEIINHFKSQETKLLELGYNLFNGIIIDPCIGFAKKPMHNLEILNQIEALRSLDRPILIGTSRKSFIGIVIKEFLQKESIPAPEQRLVGSLGSIAQSITKNACHIVRTHDVATTKEFIALLDAIRNYHYA; the protein is encoded by the coding sequence ATGAAAATAACATTTTTAAATACGTCAAAAGACGTCCATGTATATATAAAAAGAAATATCCATTACAGTATTAAAACCGAAGACGTATCTAAAATAGTGCCCTCTTTTGCTATAAAGTTTGAGGGCTTTTTAGAGAAAAACGTGCTAGAAAATGCTGCTCGTTTTGGTGTATTTTGCCACAATCAGGGGAAATATGCATTTGTTATAGGAAATAAGTTTGGTATTTTTGAGCTTTTAAAAGCCACAAAACCAAAAATAGCTAAAGAACTTATAAAGCATATTATTAATTTTGGCAAAGAGCACCGTTACAACATATCTTACAACACAAAAGTTTTGCACCTTTCAGACATGAAACCACTTGTAATGGGAGTTATAAATATAACCAAAGATTCCTTTTACGCACCTTCAAGGGTGGATGAGAAAGATATACTTTTTAGAGTAGAAGAGTTTATAAAAGAGGGTGCAGATATAATAGATATAGGAGCTCAATCTACTAGACCTGGAGCAGAGGAAATATCTTCTGAGGAAGAGGTTCGTAAGCTTTTAGAACCCTTAAGAAAGATAAGAAAAGAGTTTAAGAATGTGTGGATATCCATAGATACATATTTTTCCAATACTGCTAGGGTATGTCTTGAAGAAGGGGCAGATATTATAAACGATATAAGTGGTGGAGTTTTTGACGATGATATACTAAAAACTATAGCTGTTTATAACTGCCCTTACATCATAGGACATTCCTCTTCGTACAAACCAAATCAGTGGCCCCATACAGATTTTGAGTATGAGGATATAACCCTTGAAATTATAAATCATTTTAAAAGCCAAGAGACAAAGCTTTTAGAACTTGGGTATAATCTCTTTAACGGCATAATCATAGACCCATGTATAGGCTTTGCCAAAAAACCTATGCACAACTTAGAAATTTTAAATCAGATAGAAGCTCTTAGAAGTCTTGATAGGCCAATTCTTATAGGTACTTCAAGAAAATCTTTTATAGGTATAGTGATAAAAGAGTTTTTACAAAAAGAATCTATACCAGCCCCAGAGCAAAGGCTTGTAGGAAGTCTTGGGTCTATAGCCCAAAGTATTACAAAAAACGCTTGCCATATTGTAAGAACCCATGATGTAGCTACTACTAAAGAGTTTATAGCGCTTTTAGATGCAATAAGGAATTATCATTATGCTTGA
- the cdaA gene encoding diadenylate cyclase CdaA, with the protein MLEILHFITLKDIIDIALVYFLVYEVIYYMAKSRGGQILKGVIVIALIWMLSEALGLKTMSFIFEKLWTLGIVVLVIIFQPEIRRALSRLGERTSIQKNSQATQKVIERIAMACSFLSQRQIGALIVIERSQSLEDIIDGCSYIDATVSVELLITIFYPMTPLHDGAVVIKEDKILYASCVLPLSKNKDLPKKYGTRHRAAVGITEESDALAVVVSEETGDISFIKAGVITKMESPDMLKEYLEKELS; encoded by the coding sequence ATGCTTGAGATACTGCATTTTATCACCCTTAAAGATATTATAGATATAGCTTTGGTCTATTTTCTCGTATACGAAGTCATATATTACATGGCAAAATCAAGGGGAGGTCAAATACTAAAGGGTGTAATTGTAATAGCTCTTATTTGGATGCTATCTGAAGCCCTAGGTCTTAAGACCATGTCTTTTATCTTTGAAAAACTTTGGACCTTAGGCATAGTGGTACTTGTTATAATATTCCAACCGGAGATAAGAAGAGCATTATCAAGACTTGGTGAGAGAACCAGCATACAAAAAAATTCTCAAGCCACCCAAAAGGTAATAGAACGTATAGCAATGGCTTGCTCTTTTTTATCCCAAAGACAAATAGGGGCTCTCATTGTCATAGAAAGAAGCCAAAGCTTAGAAGATATCATAGATGGTTGTTCTTATATAGATGCAACTGTATCTGTAGAACTTCTTATAACGATATTTTATCCTATGACACCTCTGCATGATGGTGCTGTTGTAATAAAAGAAGATAAAATATTGTACGCTTCTTGCGTATTGCCATTGTCTAAAAATAAAGACCTTCCCAAAAAATACGGCACAAGGCATAGGGCTGCGGTTGGTATCACCGAAGAATCAGATGCTTTAGCGGTGGTGGTATCAGAAGAAACCGGTGATATATCCTTTATAAAAGCCGGTGTGATAACGAAGATGGAAAGCCCTGACATGTTAAAAGAGTACTTAGAAAAAGAGTTAAGCTGA
- a CDS encoding TolC family protein, producing the protein MKKAIVVIGIGALILNSCAFYAKPTNVSIKYPSAFKEKLSKYEQVYTTKDQNLYKHWWKTFNDKTLDYYVDLALKNNTNYLIALKNIELSKAYVLENSSVLFPNFNLNVSGTRQKLSKRTPTGRFFSIAPYTTYNLSVSASYEIDLFAKALNAYRYYKENVKISKEEAKAIKNALIMNTVNNYYQIVENAHYIELLEKEINIAKKNLELAQTNYKAGLTSYQNVDQAKSSLLNLEQTLETYKAQRKVLVNAFAYLLGEYPEDFKFSIYGTLPKDFAIPKAIPSTVLTTRPDVKEAMYNVINSAYEKKIALANFFPSFDLTGSYGFQSQQLNNLVTQPSISWNFGLNIIEPILNWNQNLGLYKASKVALAQSILNYRQTVLKAFKEVDDAIAQYKTDDINYKSLKKTYQTALDQYRIALANYKAGLTPYSSLLTYKTNLIESKKALLDQKLKLIQDISSLYNVLGY; encoded by the coding sequence ATGAAAAAGGCTATAGTTGTTATTGGTATAGGAGCTCTGATATTAAACTCTTGCGCTTTTTACGCAAAACCAACAAATGTATCTATAAAATATCCAAGCGCTTTTAAAGAAAAGCTTTCAAAATACGAACAAGTCTACACCACAAAAGATCAAAACCTTTACAAACACTGGTGGAAAACCTTCAACGATAAAACCCTAGATTACTATGTAGACTTAGCTCTCAAAAACAATACAAACTACCTTATAGCTCTTAAAAATATAGAACTCTCGAAGGCTTATGTACTTGAAAACTCATCTGTGCTTTTTCCAAATTTTAACCTAAATGTATCCGGTACAAGACAAAAACTATCTAAACGGACACCCACCGGAAGATTTTTCAGTATAGCGCCCTATACCACCTACAACCTCTCTGTAAGTGCCTCATATGAGATAGATCTTTTTGCAAAAGCTCTAAACGCCTATAGATATTACAAAGAAAATGTAAAAATATCAAAAGAAGAAGCCAAAGCCATTAAAAACGCCCTCATCATGAACACAGTAAACAACTACTATCAAATAGTAGAAAATGCACATTATATAGAGCTTTTAGAAAAAGAAATAAACATAGCAAAGAAAAACTTAGAGCTTGCACAAACAAACTACAAAGCCGGACTTACATCTTATCAAAATGTAGACCAAGCTAAAAGCTCATTGCTAAATTTAGAACAAACGTTAGAAACCTACAAAGCCCAAAGAAAAGTGTTGGTAAATGCCTTTGCTTACCTTTTGGGAGAATATCCAGAAGACTTTAAATTTTCTATATACGGTACGTTGCCAAAGGATTTTGCTATACCAAAAGCAATACCCTCCACAGTGCTCACCACAAGACCAGATGTCAAAGAAGCTATGTACAATGTAATAAACAGTGCTTACGAGAAAAAAATCGCTTTGGCGAACTTCTTTCCATCTTTTGATTTAACTGGTAGCTACGGCTTTCAATCCCAGCAGCTAAATAACCTCGTGACCCAGCCAAGTATATCTTGGAATTTTGGCCTAAACATTATAGAACCTATACTAAACTGGAATCAAAACTTAGGTTTATACAAAGCGTCAAAAGTAGCTTTGGCTCAAAGCATACTAAACTATAGACAAACTGTTTTAAAGGCTTTTAAAGAAGTGGATGATGCTATCGCTCAATATAAAACAGATGATATTAATTATAAAAGCCTAAAAAAAACATATCAAACCGCGTTGGATCAATACCGCATAGCGCTTGCAAATTACAAAGCAGGACTTACTCCTTACAGCAGTCTACTCACTTATAAAACAAATCTAATTGAATCTAAAAAAGCCCTTTTAGATCAGAAACTAAAACTTATACAAGATATATCGTCTTTATACAACGTATTGGGGTATTAA
- a CDS encoding HlyD family secretion protein: protein MNTKTKILIALAILGIIAGIISAHIYGSAPKPPPPVYMTKDPFKNGVYANGIIEPVQASGESINVYPEVSGNVTKVFVKYGEFVQKGQPLFQVDDSVQAQTVKQLYHQVQADYTKYQELLHEPRPQVLAVSKAQVDYAKAQLAYAQSNYKKLLNSYKLNPKSVSKQDLDNAKNALKEAKENLKVAIKNYELTKAGAWSYDINTQYQLYKADKHAYQSALELLKRYTVKAPVSGTVLELNVEKGDYVSPSGVYYTYTHSYVTPVRLGQSSNGELQVRAFIDEILLAKLPPIKDLKAVMFIRGTNISVPLKFVAVEPYVTPKIELSDELLERVDVRVLPVIFRFKKPKNVNLYPGQLVDIYLEGK, encoded by the coding sequence ATGAATACAAAAACAAAAATTTTGATAGCTTTAGCTATTCTTGGTATCATAGCAGGTATTATAAGCGCTCACATATACGGATCAGCTCCAAAACCACCGCCACCTGTATATATGACAAAAGACCCTTTTAAAAATGGCGTTTATGCAAACGGCATTATAGAACCAGTACAAGCCAGTGGGGAGAGCATAAATGTATACCCTGAGGTATCTGGAAATGTAACAAAGGTTTTTGTAAAATACGGTGAGTTTGTGCAAAAAGGACAACCGCTTTTCCAAGTGGATGACAGCGTACAAGCCCAAACGGTCAAACAGCTTTACCATCAAGTGCAAGCAGACTATACAAAATATCAAGAGCTTTTACACGAACCAAGACCCCAAGTTTTGGCCGTTTCAAAGGCTCAAGTAGATTACGCCAAAGCGCAGCTTGCTTATGCCCAGTCAAACTATAAAAAGCTTTTAAACTCTTATAAACTAAACCCAAAATCTGTATCAAAACAAGATTTAGATAACGCAAAAAACGCTTTAAAAGAAGCAAAAGAAAATCTTAAAGTGGCAATTAAAAATTATGAACTCACAAAGGCGGGAGCATGGAGTTATGATATAAACACCCAGTATCAACTTTACAAAGCCGATAAGCATGCTTACCAAAGTGCTTTGGAACTTTTAAAAAGATATACGGTAAAAGCGCCGGTATCTGGAACTGTTTTAGAGCTAAACGTGGAAAAAGGGGACTATGTATCACCTTCTGGTGTTTATTATACTTATACACATTCTTACGTTACACCTGTAAGACTTGGTCAAAGCTCCAATGGAGAGCTTCAAGTTAGAGCATTTATAGATGAAATACTTCTTGCAAAACTACCACCTATAAAAGACTTAAAGGCCGTTATGTTTATAAGAGGTACCAACATATCTGTGCCCCTCAAATTTGTAGCGGTAGAACCTTATGTAACACCTAAGATAGAACTATCGGATGAGCTACTAGAAAGAGTAGACGTAAGAGTTCTACCTGTAATATTTAGATTTAAAAAGCCTAAAAACGTAAACCTCTACCCAGGACAGCTTGTAGACATATATTTAGAGGGCAAATAA
- a CDS encoding ABC transporter ATP-binding protein — MEDKKISIRVQNLTRCFGTGEAKTCAVKNVSLDIYYGEMLYIVGPSGSGKTTFLSLISGVLRPDNGKVIVKDTDIWSLDTDSLARFRLNNIGFVFQDYHLFPRLSVLENVAIPLVLKGEDWDKAINLAKEKLQMAQLPESKYELPAYKLSGGEQQRVAIARALATNPTILALDEPTAALDGDTGKKVMQLIKERMLTPERTILVITHDSRIFEDATRIVHMEDGVIKEASLDEIH, encoded by the coding sequence ATGGAGGATAAAAAAATATCCATACGAGTGCAAAATCTCACAAGATGCTTTGGGACTGGTGAAGCTAAAACGTGTGCTGTGAAAAATGTAAGTCTAGACATATATTACGGAGAGATGTTGTATATAGTAGGGCCTTCTGGTTCTGGTAAAACCACGTTTTTAAGCCTAATATCTGGGGTTTTGAGACCAGACAACGGTAAGGTAATAGTAAAAGATACAGATATATGGTCTTTAGACACGGATTCGTTGGCAAGGTTTAGGCTAAACAACATAGGTTTTGTTTTCCAAGATTACCATCTTTTTCCTAGATTGAGCGTTTTGGAAAATGTAGCTATACCTCTTGTTTTAAAAGGTGAAGACTGGGACAAAGCTATAAATTTGGCAAAAGAAAAACTTCAAATGGCCCAGCTTCCAGAATCTAAATACGAGCTTCCAGCTTACAAGTTATCTGGCGGGGAGCAACAGAGAGTAGCAATAGCAAGGGCTCTCGCCACAAATCCTACAATACTGGCTTTGGACGAACCTACCGCCGCTTTGGATGGAGATACCGGTAAAAAAGTAATGCAACTTATAAAAGAAAGAATGCTTACGCCAGAAAGGACAATATTGGTTATAACCCACGATAGCAGAATATTTGAAGATGCCACTAGAATAGTGCATATGGAAGATGGTGTTATAAAAGAGGCTTCTTTGGATGAAATACACTAA